One Sediminibacillus dalangtanensis genomic region harbors:
- a CDS encoding S1C family serine protease → MGYYDDHYQTSRTNKKKRNWFLPSLIGAVIGALIVIVALPALQKADLLPFQSAEQGSNEITQGNGDNSQAGPTSSVNVDVSTQITEIVGEVTPAVVGVVNIQSSTNFWQQEESGQAGTGSGVIYKTADGSAYVVTNHHVIEGADEVEVVLSDETHVSAELLGSDVFTDLAVLKMSADQVDKAIEIGSSDSVKVGEPAIAIGNPLGLMFSGSVTQGIISGKQRAIPQDFDGDGRADWQAEVIQTDAAINPGNSGGALINMSGQLIGINSMKIAQSSVEGIGFAIPIDSATPIIEQLETEGTVTRPYLGVEAYSLEEVAQVEWERRLNLPEEVEGGIYLRSIEPMSPADQAGLQELDVITELDGEPIQDVIGLRKHLYQEKQVGQEMTVTYYRDGERQETTVTLASQEY, encoded by the coding sequence CTGGTTTCTGCCTTCGCTTATCGGAGCAGTCATTGGAGCGCTGATTGTGATTGTGGCACTTCCTGCCTTACAGAAAGCAGATTTACTGCCGTTCCAATCGGCTGAACAAGGTTCCAATGAGATTACGCAAGGAAACGGTGACAACTCACAAGCCGGTCCTACATCCAGTGTCAACGTCGATGTATCGACGCAAATCACCGAAATCGTCGGCGAGGTGACTCCCGCAGTAGTCGGAGTGGTCAACATTCAATCCTCTACGAACTTCTGGCAGCAGGAGGAATCCGGACAAGCCGGCACCGGATCCGGCGTTATTTATAAAACAGCAGACGGCAGCGCCTATGTGGTGACCAATCATCATGTCATAGAAGGCGCTGACGAAGTCGAAGTGGTACTCTCGGACGAAACGCACGTCTCCGCAGAGCTGCTCGGCAGTGACGTGTTCACCGATTTAGCGGTATTGAAGATGAGCGCGGACCAGGTCGACAAAGCGATCGAAATCGGCAGCTCGGACAGTGTCAAAGTTGGCGAGCCGGCAATTGCTATCGGGAATCCCCTCGGGTTGATGTTTTCCGGGTCGGTGACCCAAGGCATCATCAGCGGCAAGCAGCGGGCTATCCCGCAAGACTTTGACGGAGACGGACGGGCAGACTGGCAGGCAGAAGTTATCCAGACGGATGCCGCCATTAATCCAGGGAACAGCGGCGGCGCGCTCATCAATATGAGCGGGCAATTGATCGGAATCAACTCGATGAAAATTGCCCAGTCTTCTGTGGAAGGAATCGGCTTTGCGATCCCGATTGACAGTGCGACTCCGATCATCGAACAGCTGGAGACAGAAGGAACGGTCACAAGGCCATACTTAGGTGTTGAAGCATATTCCCTTGAGGAAGTAGCCCAGGTGGAATGGGAGCGGAGACTGAACCTTCCGGAAGAAGTCGAAGGTGGAATCTACTTACGGAGCATCGAACCTATGTCGCCTGCAGACCAGGCTGGACTGCAAGAACTAGATGTGATCACCGAGCTGGATGGCGAGCCGATTCAGGATGTGATTGGATTGCGCAAGCATCTCTATCAGGAAAAACAGGTCGGTCAGGAAATGACCGTCACCTATTACCGAGATGGAGAAAGACAAGAAACAACAGTAACCCTGGCTTCCCAGGAGTATTGA
- a CDS encoding ROK family protein: protein MGVAVGVDIGGTKVALALVNEKGDISRQCKLKTDKSVEPAVMIQQIMEAIEQLLDKEGLEADQISGIGIGSPGPLNSKAGVISCPPNLQNWKDVPIVEQIRGHFPVPVVLENDANAAAMAEKWLGAAQENQDFAYMTISTGVGAGLFADGKLLGGARGNAGDIGHTVVDPSYGQCPCGQKGCLEYIVSGTAIANRGSELAGETLATEEVFQRYDQGDANIVPYIEDVFRLIGVACVTLINTFDPEKIVIGGGVSKVGEPLFAKVRDYVRHYALNPAGRETEVVPAQLDQNAGVVGAAGLILA from the coding sequence ATGGGAGTGGCAGTAGGAGTAGATATCGGGGGAACAAAAGTAGCCCTAGCACTGGTGAATGAAAAAGGCGACATCAGCAGACAGTGCAAACTGAAAACAGATAAATCCGTAGAACCCGCAGTGATGATACAACAGATTATGGAAGCGATTGAACAGCTGCTGGATAAGGAAGGACTCGAAGCCGACCAGATTTCCGGTATCGGCATCGGCTCGCCGGGGCCGTTGAACAGCAAGGCAGGGGTCATTTCCTGTCCACCGAATCTGCAAAACTGGAAGGACGTTCCGATTGTGGAGCAGATTCGCGGACATTTTCCGGTACCTGTCGTGCTGGAAAACGATGCTAACGCGGCGGCCATGGCAGAAAAATGGTTAGGCGCCGCACAGGAAAATCAGGATTTTGCCTACATGACCATCAGCACCGGCGTCGGAGCCGGGTTGTTCGCAGACGGCAAGTTATTGGGCGGAGCCCGTGGCAATGCCGGCGATATCGGACACACCGTCGTCGATCCGTCTTACGGACAATGCCCGTGCGGCCAGAAAGGCTGCCTGGAGTACATCGTGTCTGGAACCGCCATCGCCAATCGCGGTTCGGAGCTGGCGGGAGAAACACTCGCGACCGAAGAAGTGTTCCAACGCTACGACCAAGGCGATGCCAACATCGTTCCTTACATCGAAGACGTATTCCGCTTGATCGGCGTCGCCTGTGTGACATTGATCAACACCTTCGATCCCGAGAAAATCGTGATCGGCGGCGGAGTCTCCAAGGTTGGGGAACCATTGTTTGCGAAAGTGCGGGATTATGTCAGGCATTACGCCTTGAACCCTGCCGGCCGGGAAACAGAAGTCGTACCGGCTCAATTGGATCAAAATGCCGGGGTCGTCGGCGCAGCCGGACTGATTTTAGCTTAA
- a CDS encoding ROK family transcriptional regulator, with translation MDSVPIAGGAEEMKRQNRSSVLHVLRKESPVSNADLARHTGLSVMSISNIIKELQACDLVKTTGSGESQGGRKPTLYQLHEQNCVISVAIHVDNIQIAKINPQGNIVQVEKQSICGQLRQNEWAALVCDLIDQLLENTEDQARPLGIGVSAPGPVDVDSGTMLHPPNIKAIEQWQVAALLRERYRLPVVLERDANAAALGEYWFGSSENKSSMLYVLADQGIGGGIIFQGKVYRGFLNGAGELGHHTIDMDGPKCSCGSYGCLEALASGIAMTKKAETMHNQREAPSSEKQQITLEKIFQAAAAEEPLAMQLLEESANYLGVGIANAANILNPEEIIIGGAIVHGYPAAMETISYLVNDRILYNGNNPMIIKRSQFKEEAQLVGAAAVILDHLFSNPQLLLK, from the coding sequence ATGGATTCCGTACCCATCGCAGGCGGTGCCGAGGAGATGAAACGGCAAAACAGGTCGTCGGTTCTGCATGTATTGCGAAAAGAAAGCCCTGTATCCAATGCGGATCTGGCCCGTCATACCGGGTTATCGGTAATGTCGATTTCGAACATCATCAAAGAATTACAAGCGTGCGATTTAGTGAAAACCACAGGCAGCGGGGAGTCACAGGGTGGGAGGAAACCGACGCTCTACCAGCTTCACGAGCAAAACTGTGTGATAAGTGTCGCCATCCATGTGGATAACATCCAAATAGCTAAAATCAATCCCCAGGGGAATATTGTACAAGTCGAAAAACAATCCATATGTGGACAACTCCGGCAAAACGAATGGGCCGCATTGGTTTGTGACTTGATCGATCAGTTACTGGAAAACACGGAAGACCAAGCCAGGCCGTTGGGAATCGGTGTTTCCGCTCCCGGTCCTGTCGATGTGGATAGCGGAACGATGTTACATCCTCCCAACATCAAAGCAATCGAACAGTGGCAAGTCGCCGCATTGTTACGGGAACGCTATAGGCTGCCGGTGGTACTGGAACGGGATGCAAATGCAGCTGCCTTGGGAGAATACTGGTTCGGTTCCTCCGAGAATAAAAGCAGCATGTTGTACGTACTGGCCGACCAGGGAATTGGCGGCGGCATCATTTTTCAGGGGAAAGTGTATCGCGGTTTTTTAAACGGAGCGGGAGAACTCGGCCATCATACCATCGACATGGACGGACCCAAGTGCAGCTGCGGCAGTTATGGGTGTCTGGAGGCACTGGCATCCGGAATCGCGATGACGAAAAAGGCAGAAACGATGCACAATCAGAGGGAAGCACCTTCTTCAGAAAAGCAGCAGATCACACTGGAAAAAATTTTTCAAGCTGCAGCAGCTGAAGAGCCGCTTGCCATGCAGCTGTTGGAAGAATCGGCGAACTACTTGGGTGTAGGTATCGCCAACGCGGCAAATATCCTTAATCCAGAGGAAATCATTATCGGCGGAGCGATCGTCCACGGTTATCCAGCTGCAATGGAAACCATTTCGTATCTCGTCAACGACCGGATTTTGTACAACGGAAACAATCCGATGATCATCAAGCGGTCGCAATTCAAGGAAGAGGCACAGCTTGTCGGAGCTGCGGCAGTGATTCTGGATCATTTGTTTTCCAATCCGCAGCTATTACTGAAATGA